A window of the Syntrophothermus lipocalidus DSM 12680 genome harbors these coding sequences:
- a CDS encoding phosphoribosyltransferase — translation MFRNRKEAGEQLAEFLREKEADFDLVLGIPRGGVVVAYPIAQKYGCPLDVVIARKIGSPSDPEYAIGAVTPDGEILVDENLLMFLHLDKNQFEQAAKHVHQEINWRLTAYRGGRPALSIEGKRVLLVDDGIATGFTVRAAIAYLRRQGASYIAVATPVAAPDTYSSLKRLADDVFCLHVPSVFYAVGQFYEDFSATSDQEVISLLQAI, via the coding sequence ATGTTCCGAAATCGAAAGGAAGCCGGCGAGCAATTAGCAGAATTTCTGAGGGAAAAGGAAGCAGACTTCGATTTGGTACTGGGAATACCTCGCGGAGGTGTAGTAGTAGCCTATCCTATCGCTCAGAAATATGGTTGTCCGCTAGACGTAGTGATCGCCCGCAAAATAGGGTCTCCTTCCGACCCCGAGTATGCCATAGGAGCAGTAACGCCCGACGGAGAAATACTGGTCGATGAGAACCTGCTAATGTTTCTACACCTCGACAAAAACCAGTTCGAACAAGCGGCTAAGCATGTCCACCAGGAGATAAACTGGCGACTAACCGCATACCGGGGCGGGCGGCCCGCTCTGTCCATAGAAGGGAAAAGGGTTCTCCTCGTCGATGACGGCATAGCAACGGGATTTACCGTAAGAGCCGCAATTGCATACCTCCGCCGTCAGGGAGCTAGCTACATAGCAGTGGCAACTCCGGTAGCAGCTCCCGATACCTACAGCTCCCTCAAGAGACTTGCCGACGACGTGTTCTGCTTGCACGTTCCCTCAGTTTTCTACGCAGTGGGCCAGTTTTACGAGGATTTTTCGGCAACGAGCGACCAAGAAGTGATAAGCTTACTACAGGCAATCTGA
- a CDS encoding branched-chain amino acid ABC transporter permease: MDKSKPNWSAYLSISVLLVAMFFLVQYLINAQLLDVYYQINLFMMGINIILAVSLNLITGFTGQLSLGHAGFMAVGAYVAAVMTSKLGYSLPVAVLSGCIAAGVAGVLIGVPTLRLKGDYLAIATLGFGEIVRVVLLNIDYVGGAAGLIGIAQLTNWTWLFFSVLVTLLFIQNLINSSYGRACLAVRENEVAAEMMGVDTTKYKILAFTVGAFFAGLAGALYAHYFFIIQPGTFSFFRSFDVLVMVVLGGLGSTTGAVLAAVFLTILSAGLQSFPEIRMVIYSVVLIVTMIYRPQGLMGNKEISLRIFRRVRGEDRGATRSEEPL, from the coding sequence TTGGATAAGTCGAAGCCTAATTGGAGCGCATACTTATCAATTTCAGTTTTATTGGTAGCCATGTTTTTCCTGGTACAGTATCTTATCAACGCTCAGTTGCTGGATGTTTATTACCAGATTAACCTGTTTATGATGGGGATAAACATCATTTTAGCAGTGAGCTTGAATCTTATAACCGGCTTTACCGGGCAGCTATCCTTGGGTCACGCTGGGTTCATGGCAGTAGGGGCTTATGTGGCGGCTGTTATGACGAGCAAGCTGGGATACTCGTTGCCGGTGGCAGTGCTGAGCGGCTGTATTGCTGCGGGAGTAGCAGGCGTTTTAATAGGCGTCCCTACCCTCCGCTTGAAAGGCGACTACCTGGCTATCGCTACTCTAGGGTTCGGGGAGATAGTGAGGGTTGTGCTTTTGAACATCGATTACGTCGGGGGGGCGGCCGGGCTAATCGGAATAGCCCAGTTAACCAATTGGACGTGGCTCTTTTTTTCCGTGTTAGTGACCTTGTTGTTTATCCAAAACCTGATAAATTCCAGTTATGGTAGGGCGTGTTTGGCCGTGCGGGAGAACGAGGTCGCGGCAGAGATGATGGGAGTGGATACCACCAAATATAAAATACTCGCTTTCACAGTAGGGGCTTTTTTTGCCGGCTTGGCCGGTGCTTTATATGCCCACTACTTCTTTATCATTCAACCCGGGACGTTCAGCTTTTTCCGGTCATTTGACGTTCTGGTCATGGTGGTGCTGGGAGGCTTAGGCAGCACCACAGGAGCCGTATTGGCGGCCGTATTCCTTACGATACTGTCAGCTGGCCTCCAGAGTTTTCCGGAGATCCGAATGGTGATATACTCGGTAGTTTTGATCGTAACCATGATCTACCGGCCCCAGGGCTTGATGGGGAACAAAGAAATATCGCTTCGGATCTTCCGCAGAGTGAGGGGTGAGGACCGTGGCGCTACTCGAAGTGAAGAACCTCTATAA
- the selB gene encoding selenocysteine-specific translation elongation factor, with protein sequence MQRIIIGTAGHIDHGKTTLVKALTGVDTDRLKEEKQRGISIELGFAPLDFPNGQRAGIVDVPGHERFIRQMLAGASGVDLIILVIAADEGVMPQTREHLDIIELLGIERGVVAITKKDLVDEDWLMLVEEEVREYLDKTVLKEAPIIPVSSVTGEGIPELLKTLEEMAKDVSGKPVVGKVRLPVDRVFTMTGFGTVVTGTLWSGEIRVGDTLEILPSLKQVRVRNLQVHGQKVEKALAGQRVAANLQGIEVEEMRRGYVLATPGFLRPSYRVDTVFRLLSSSPWKVKNWTRIRFHLGTDEALGRIVLLDRDELFPGQETYAQIVLEKPIVAYQQDRFVVRFYSPVTTIGGGKVIDPHPPKQKRFREDVLAQLAVKEEGSILEVITQELESSPDAVLDVADLAREVGEDEQEVRRGLATLLEEARVEKVEIEGREFYLTRNRLEQMAQQTRQVLADFHLRHPLRRGYPREELRTRLFKNYQAKVAGALMQLMERRGFIKTEANYVALPEHYPTPTVDQQKAVDLILQEFGKQPFSPPEVKELTALVRLEQEEFNEVFGYLLEQGKLVKASDNTYFSAEAIEQGKKILEEYFQTNRELGLATARDLFNSSRKYTLPLMEYYDRIRFTKRVGDVRVRFK encoded by the coding sequence TTGCAAAGAATCATCATAGGCACCGCCGGGCACATTGACCATGGCAAGACAACCCTGGTGAAAGCTTTAACGGGGGTTGACACAGACCGCTTGAAAGAAGAAAAACAGCGCGGGATTTCGATAGAGCTCGGATTTGCCCCCCTGGATTTTCCTAATGGGCAGAGGGCTGGCATAGTGGATGTTCCCGGTCACGAAAGGTTTATACGACAAATGCTGGCCGGGGCCTCAGGGGTAGACCTGATCATTCTAGTCATAGCCGCCGACGAAGGGGTTATGCCCCAAACCCGCGAACACCTGGATATTATTGAATTGCTTGGAATAGAGCGCGGAGTGGTAGCTATTACCAAGAAGGATTTGGTAGATGAGGATTGGCTGATGCTGGTGGAAGAAGAGGTGCGAGAGTACCTGGACAAGACTGTTCTTAAGGAGGCCCCCATAATTCCTGTCTCGTCTGTAACCGGGGAAGGGATACCGGAACTCTTGAAGACACTGGAGGAGATGGCAAAAGATGTTTCCGGCAAGCCGGTTGTAGGCAAGGTTCGTCTCCCCGTAGACAGGGTGTTCACGATGACTGGTTTTGGAACAGTTGTCACGGGTACGTTGTGGTCAGGAGAGATTAGGGTTGGGGATACGCTCGAGATACTCCCTTCACTTAAACAGGTCCGGGTACGCAACCTCCAGGTCCACGGGCAAAAAGTGGAGAAGGCATTGGCAGGGCAGCGAGTAGCGGCCAACCTCCAGGGAATAGAAGTAGAGGAGATGAGACGAGGCTATGTCTTGGCAACACCAGGTTTTCTAAGACCTTCATATCGCGTAGATACGGTGTTCCGTCTGCTTAGTTCCAGCCCCTGGAAGGTCAAGAACTGGACTCGTATCCGTTTCCACTTGGGCACAGACGAAGCTCTCGGTCGGATAGTGTTGCTGGACAGAGATGAGCTTTTTCCTGGGCAGGAAACCTATGCTCAGATAGTGCTAGAAAAACCGATAGTCGCGTACCAGCAAGACCGATTTGTGGTGCGTTTCTATTCTCCTGTAACCACTATAGGTGGTGGAAAAGTCATAGATCCGCACCCCCCTAAGCAAAAAAGGTTTAGAGAGGACGTTTTGGCTCAGCTGGCGGTGAAAGAAGAAGGGAGTATCCTTGAAGTAATTACACAGGAGTTAGAATCTAGCCCCGACGCCGTCCTCGACGTGGCCGACCTGGCGCGAGAAGTAGGAGAAGATGAACAAGAAGTCCGTCGGGGGCTGGCTACTCTGCTGGAGGAGGCCAGGGTTGAAAAGGTAGAGATAGAGGGAAGGGAGTTTTATCTGACTCGCAATAGATTAGAACAAATGGCACAGCAGACACGGCAAGTGTTGGCGGATTTTCATCTTCGTCATCCTTTGCGCCGCGGGTATCCACGGGAGGAATTACGGACCCGGCTGTTCAAGAATTATCAAGCTAAGGTAGCCGGAGCCTTGATGCAGTTGATGGAGCGAAGAGGGTTTATTAAAACAGAAGCTAACTACGTAGCCTTGCCCGAGCACTACCCGACTCCTACGGTCGACCAGCAGAAGGCGGTAGACTTGATTTTGCAGGAGTTTGGCAAGCAGCCTTTTTCTCCCCCGGAGGTAAAAGAGCTGACGGCTTTAGTAAGACTGGAGCAGGAAGAATTTAACGAGGTTTTTGGCTATCTCTTGGAGCAAGGCAAGTTGGTCAAAGCCTCGGACAACACCTACTTTTCGGCCGAGGCGATAGAACAGGGTAAGAAAATTTTAGAGGAGTATTTTCAAACCAACCGCGAGCTGGGGCTTGCGACCGCTCGGGATCTTTTCAACAGCTCCCGAAAGTACACTTTGCCGCTTATGGAATACTACGACCGGATCCGGTTCACCAAGCGGGTAGGCGACGTGAGGGTAAGGTTTAAATAG
- a CDS encoding acyl-CoA dehydratase activase-related protein: MARIGIPRTLAYFLYFPFCREFFGSLGHEVVTSPPTSKLILDEGMKEAVSEACIPIKVFHGHVKSLIGQVDYIFAPRLVSLRKFGDFGTETFCPKFLGLPDMLKASVSNLPDIIDTRIDLKRGWREIVRVGMEIGKILGASRSKVWWALARAQMVQKRFQRLLLRGLMPEEAMEIVFDSTSTLAAFQKLQPEFRVAVVGYPYLIYDTFLNVGLLDILRRENVAVYTQDMLSWHKLKAAVRGFPKHLFWFFSNRALEGALHFMGRKEVDGVIHVTAFACGPDAMVDRLMELEAKKRGQIPFMSIMVDEHTGEAGIRTRIEAFVDMLRYRRAKNED, from the coding sequence ATGGCAAGAATTGGTATACCGAGAACCCTGGCTTATTTTCTTTATTTCCCTTTCTGCAGGGAATTTTTCGGTTCGTTGGGGCATGAGGTTGTGACATCTCCTCCGACTTCCAAACTGATACTCGATGAAGGAATGAAAGAGGCGGTGAGTGAGGCCTGTATCCCTATCAAGGTCTTTCACGGCCATGTTAAGAGCTTAATCGGACAAGTAGATTATATATTTGCTCCCAGGCTGGTCTCGCTGAGAAAATTCGGAGACTTTGGAACAGAAACTTTTTGTCCGAAGTTTCTTGGGCTTCCGGATATGTTAAAGGCCTCGGTCAGTAATCTCCCCGATATTATTGACACGCGTATTGATCTGAAGAGAGGTTGGCGTGAAATAGTAAGGGTAGGTATGGAAATTGGTAAGATTTTAGGGGCGTCCAGAAGCAAGGTATGGTGGGCTTTAGCCCGGGCTCAAATGGTGCAAAAACGGTTTCAGCGATTGTTGCTGAGAGGACTCATGCCGGAAGAAGCGATGGAGATAGTATTCGATTCTACCTCTACGTTGGCGGCGTTCCAAAAGTTACAGCCAGAATTTCGTGTGGCAGTGGTCGGGTACCCCTATTTGATATACGACACGTTTCTCAACGTTGGGCTACTGGACATATTGCGCCGCGAAAACGTGGCTGTATATACCCAGGATATGCTGTCGTGGCACAAGCTCAAGGCTGCAGTTCGGGGTTTCCCCAAACACCTTTTTTGGTTTTTTTCAAACCGCGCTCTGGAAGGAGCTCTTCATTTTATGGGGAGAAAAGAAGTTGACGGAGTGATTCACGTGACCGCATTTGCTTGTGGACCTGATGCTATGGTTGATCGTTTAATGGAACTGGAGGCCAAGAAACGCGGACAGATCCCGTTCATGTCGATTATGGTGGACGAGCATACCGGTGAAGCCGGGATACGGACTCGGATAGAAGCCTTTGTGGACATGTTGCGCTACCGGAGGGCAAAAAATGAAGATTAG
- a CDS encoding acyl-CoA dehydratase activase, whose protein sequence is MKGKRAMIKGYLGVDVGSVSTNVVVIGEDGSVLARQYLRTNGRPIETVQRGVSLVGEEVEKEVMIVGSGTTGSARYLSSMIIGADIVKNEITAHAVAALAVNPEVQTIIEIGGQDSKIIILRDGVVIDFAMNTVCAAGTGSFLDQQAARLRIPIEEFGDFALKAKNPVRIAGRCAVFAESDMIHKQQLGYNTEDIIAGLCEALVRNYLNNVGKGKEILPPVLFQGGVAANRGLVKAFEKYLGMEVIVPENYDVMGAVGAALLAKEAVARKRKTAFKGFRIGDVSFRTTSFECKGCSNLCEVVQFYEGEELVARWGDRCGRWEVQAS, encoded by the coding sequence ATGAAGGGAAAGAGGGCTATGATCAAGGGATATCTAGGAGTAGACGTGGGATCCGTTAGCACCAACGTGGTAGTGATAGGAGAAGATGGTTCGGTTTTGGCCAGGCAGTACTTGCGTACCAATGGCAGACCTATTGAGACGGTTCAAAGAGGCGTAAGCCTTGTCGGCGAAGAGGTAGAGAAAGAAGTGATGATTGTTGGCTCGGGAACGACCGGCAGTGCTCGCTATCTGAGCAGCATGATAATCGGCGCTGACATTGTTAAGAATGAAATAACGGCTCACGCTGTAGCTGCCTTGGCGGTAAATCCGGAGGTGCAGACCATAATAGAAATAGGGGGACAGGATTCTAAGATAATCATCCTGCGTGATGGGGTAGTCATCGATTTTGCCATGAACACGGTCTGTGCAGCAGGTACAGGCTCTTTTCTGGATCAACAAGCAGCCAGGCTCAGGATACCGATTGAAGAGTTCGGCGACTTCGCTTTGAAGGCCAAGAATCCGGTGCGGATTGCGGGTAGGTGCGCGGTGTTTGCCGAATCGGACATGATTCACAAACAACAATTGGGGTACAATACAGAAGACATAATTGCCGGCTTGTGCGAGGCATTGGTTCGCAATTACCTTAACAACGTGGGAAAGGGTAAGGAAATACTTCCCCCGGTGTTGTTCCAAGGAGGAGTTGCCGCCAACCGAGGATTGGTCAAAGCATTTGAGAAATACTTGGGCATGGAAGTCATTGTACCGGAGAACTATGACGTGATGGGAGCAGTCGGCGCCGCTTTGTTGGCCAAAGAGGCGGTTGCCAGGAAGAGAAAAACGGCTTTTAAGGGTTTCAGAATTGGTGATGTCAGTTTTAGAACGACCAGTTTTGAATGCAAGGGTTGCTCCAACCTATGCGAAGTAGTACAGTTTTACGAAGGAGAAGAACTCGTGGCGCGTTGGGGTGATCGCTGCGGACGCTGGGAGGTACAAGCTTCTTGA
- the yyaC gene encoding spore protease YyaC: MTRGRRIIQTFIEPVLEVPLAGTVADPGIGYSWHFEDSLCAAHIRDAYLRLTLELNPRLRREVVILCIGTDRSTGDSLGPLVGTRLVGLGIPGASVYGTLASPVHATNLVQTLADVNARHVDPFVVALDACLGRTDRVGYINVRPGQIYPGSAVKKELPPVGELHISGVVNVAGFLEHLVLQNTRLHLVYQMAEVIAVGLWQAHRSLFPCGV; encoded by the coding sequence ATGACGCGTGGTAGGCGAATAATTCAAACTTTCATTGAACCTGTGTTAGAAGTCCCCTTGGCGGGGACCGTAGCTGACCCTGGGATAGGGTATTCTTGGCATTTTGAGGATTCTTTATGTGCCGCGCATATTAGGGACGCGTATCTTCGACTCACCCTCGAACTAAACCCGCGCTTACGCAGAGAAGTGGTTATTCTGTGTATCGGAACGGATCGATCCACGGGAGACAGCTTGGGACCCTTGGTTGGAACCAGGCTAGTTGGACTTGGTATCCCTGGCGCGTCCGTGTACGGAACTCTTGCTTCTCCCGTACATGCGACCAATCTCGTTCAAACCCTGGCCGACGTTAATGCTCGCCATGTCGACCCTTTCGTGGTAGCTTTGGATGCTTGTTTGGGAAGAACAGACCGGGTCGGCTACATCAACGTGCGTCCCGGCCAAATCTATCCTGGCAGTGCAGTAAAAAAAGAACTCCCACCGGTTGGGGAACTGCACATCTCTGGTGTTGTAAATGTGGCTGGTTTTCTGGAACACCTGGTCCTGCAGAATACTCGTCTTCATCTAGTATACCAAATGGCGGAGGTTATTGCGGTTGGCCTATGGCAGGCTCACCGTTCCCTCTTTCCCTGCGGTGTTTGA
- a CDS encoding bactofilin family protein produces MVLKRKKQREFGDIDTIISHRLRIEGNLHGEGSIRADGIIEGDVDLRGDLIIGDKGTIKGNIQADNVLIAGRVEGSINARGRAEILASGEVQGDITSQALVIEEGGCFTGTSRMLRGTNKEKTGTKTDS; encoded by the coding sequence ATGGTGTTAAAGAGAAAAAAGCAGCGCGAATTCGGTGACATTGACACGATTATTTCTCATCGCCTAAGGATAGAAGGCAATCTCCACGGCGAAGGGTCTATCCGCGCCGACGGAATCATCGAAGGCGATGTAGATCTGAGGGGCGACCTCATAATCGGGGATAAGGGCACCATCAAAGGAAATATTCAAGCCGATAACGTACTGATTGCCGGAAGGGTGGAGGGTTCTATCAACGCCAGGGGGCGGGCGGAAATATTGGCCTCGGGCGAAGTACAAGGAGACATCACCAGCCAGGCTCTGGTTATTGAGGAAGGAGGTTGCTTCACAGGGACCTCCCGGATGCTGCGAGGGACCAACAAGGAGAAAACAGGAACGAAGACTGACTCCTGA
- the selA gene encoding L-seryl-tRNA(Sec) selenium transferase: MNTLRNIPAIDEILLDPRVKKIEESVSRELVVKKLREVVENTRTMLRNDNVSLSRLEITDMVVTKLQQELNRVTKPTLNKVINATGVVLHTNLGRALLAPPAVQYLTEIAGAYVNLEIDLDTGERGSRYVHVEDLLINITGAEAALVVNNNAAAVLLVLNTMANGRDVIVSRGQLVEIGGSFRIPEVMKASGARLVEVGTTNKTYLRDYEEAIDENTALLLTVHPSNYRILGFTSEVTLEELAELGRKTGLPVVQDLGSGVLCDLKEWGLPGEPTVKECIARGADVVTFSGDKLLGGPQAGIIVGKRQHVEAMKRNQLTRALRVDKLTIAALEATLVEYLAGKPNRTIPTLQMLTVDEDTLHDRAQRLCGILTESIGATSPVKTIQVVRTEDRVGGGAYPTHGLPGFAVEVTFEDGVLTNIARALRLGEPAILTRLRDNAMLFSVRTLLEGDYDLIATRMREIVKG, encoded by the coding sequence ATGAACACTCTACGCAACATACCGGCCATCGATGAGATTTTGTTAGATCCGAGGGTCAAGAAAATAGAAGAGTCCGTCTCGCGGGAACTGGTTGTGAAGAAACTACGCGAAGTAGTGGAAAACACGAGAACCATGCTTCGCAACGACAATGTCTCCCTGTCACGACTCGAGATTACGGATATGGTCGTGACTAAACTTCAACAAGAGCTAAATCGAGTCACCAAGCCCACGCTCAACAAAGTAATCAATGCAACCGGGGTTGTTTTGCACACGAATCTGGGAAGGGCTTTGCTGGCACCCCCGGCGGTGCAATACCTGACCGAGATTGCGGGGGCATACGTGAATCTGGAAATCGACCTGGACACGGGAGAAAGAGGGTCGCGGTATGTCCATGTAGAGGACCTGCTTATCAATATAACCGGGGCCGAAGCCGCTTTAGTGGTTAACAACAATGCAGCCGCAGTATTGCTGGTGTTGAACACGATGGCGAATGGTCGTGACGTGATTGTATCGCGCGGGCAACTGGTAGAAATAGGGGGTTCGTTTCGAATTCCTGAAGTGATGAAAGCCAGCGGAGCCAGGTTGGTAGAGGTTGGCACTACCAATAAGACGTACCTCAGGGATTACGAAGAGGCAATCGACGAGAACACGGCCTTGCTTCTAACTGTGCACCCTTCCAACTACCGTATCCTTGGGTTTACTTCTGAGGTGACCTTAGAAGAGCTGGCGGAACTAGGTAGGAAAACTGGTCTTCCCGTAGTTCAAGACTTGGGGAGCGGCGTGTTGTGTGACCTAAAAGAATGGGGACTGCCAGGGGAACCGACGGTGAAAGAATGTATTGCCCGAGGGGCTGACGTCGTTACCTTCAGCGGTGACAAACTGCTGGGGGGGCCCCAGGCCGGTATCATTGTGGGGAAGCGACAGCACGTGGAAGCTATGAAACGGAACCAATTGACGCGTGCTCTTAGGGTGGATAAACTCACGATCGCGGCCTTAGAGGCTACCCTGGTCGAGTACTTAGCGGGGAAGCCCAACCGGACTATTCCTACTTTGCAGATGTTGACGGTTGATGAGGACACGTTGCACGACCGGGCCCAGCGGCTGTGCGGGATTCTGACAGAAAGTATCGGGGCGACCAGCCCGGTCAAGACTATTCAGGTGGTGAGGACCGAGGATCGGGTTGGTGGGGGCGCTTATCCAACCCACGGGCTGCCCGGGTTTGCCGTAGAGGTCACTTTTGAAGATGGGGTTTTAACGAATATTGCCAGAGCTCTTAGACTCGGTGAGCCGGCAATTTTAACCAGACTCCGCGATAACGCTATGCTCTTTAGTGTTCGCACTTTACTGGAGGGCGATTATGACCTAATAGCTACTAGAATGCGGGAGATAGTGAAAGGGTGA
- a CDS encoding branched-chain amino acid ABC transporter permease, giving the protein MYEFLQQLVNGISLGSIYALIALGYTMVYGIINLINFAHGDVMMVGAFIGFFSITALGTGVFPAMVMAMACCAVLGVVIEKLAYKPLRNSTRIAALITAIGVSLFLEYGTIWLLTPQQRSFPAGTFPERYFYFFSNKLVITNRDVFVLVSAVILMLFLQYIVKRTKIGKAMRAVSQNQEAAMLMGIDVDKTISFTFAIGSALAAAAGVMVGVYYNTIDPLMGIVPGLKAFVAAVLGGIGIIPGAMVGGFLMGVLESLVSGYGSSLYRDAVAFAVLIIILLVKPAGIFGKDEGEKV; this is encoded by the coding sequence TTGTATGAATTCCTGCAGCAACTGGTAAACGGAATATCACTCGGGTCAATATACGCTTTGATCGCGCTCGGTTACACCATGGTGTACGGGATAATCAACCTGATTAACTTTGCTCACGGCGATGTGATGATGGTCGGGGCTTTTATAGGCTTTTTTTCTATAACCGCTCTGGGTACTGGTGTTTTCCCGGCTATGGTTATGGCCATGGCGTGTTGTGCTGTTCTGGGAGTGGTTATCGAAAAACTAGCTTACAAGCCTTTGCGGAACTCTACCCGTATAGCGGCATTGATAACTGCCATCGGGGTTTCCCTGTTTCTTGAATACGGTACTATCTGGCTCTTGACTCCCCAGCAGCGTTCATTTCCGGCCGGAACCTTTCCCGAAAGATACTTTTATTTCTTCTCCAACAAGCTGGTGATTACAAATCGAGACGTCTTCGTTTTGGTCAGTGCGGTGATCTTGATGTTATTTTTGCAGTATATCGTCAAAAGAACGAAGATCGGTAAAGCAATGAGGGCCGTTTCCCAGAATCAGGAAGCAGCGATGTTGATGGGAATCGATGTAGACAAAACCATATCCTTTACTTTTGCTATAGGTTCGGCTCTAGCCGCTGCGGCGGGTGTGATGGTGGGAGTATACTACAACACCATTGATCCACTGATGGGGATAGTGCCAGGGCTTAAGGCTTTCGTAGCAGCGGTTTTAGGAGGCATTGGTATTATCCCAGGGGCTATGGTTGGTGGCTTTCTCATGGGGGTGCTCGAATCACTGGTGAGCGGTTACGGGAGCAGCTTATACAGGGATGCAGTTGCGTTTGCGGTTCTCATTATTATCCTGCTTGTCAAACCTGCCGGCATATTTGGCAAGGATGAAGGGGAAAAAGTGTAG
- a CDS encoding ABC transporter substrate-binding protein, which yields MKVSKRLAVLLLLVFVVSIVAGCQSKTTENQPETPKAPTETKEPIKVGVNVELSGGVASYGTNCRNGVVLAFDEINKAGGVDGRTIDYVIMDCKSDSAEATNVAARLVGQKVVALIGPLVTGSVLGAEPIASKNKIPLIAPAATAMAATVDEKTGKTKEFVFRTCFIDPFQGGLMGNYAYDTLKAKKAAILMDTSTDYSKGLAKAFKEAFVGKGGTIVAEEGYVKNDKDFKATLTKIKNKAPDVIYVPGYYNEAGLIIKQARELGITVPILGGDGWDSAELVNIAGAKALNNTFFTNHYSSADKDPKVVKFVKAYEAAYKTTPDAFAALGYDSAYLLVDAIKRAGSTDGVKIKEALAATKDFSGVTGTFSMDEQHNPVKSAVLIEMVDGKQVVKTKIQP from the coding sequence ATGAAAGTCAGTAAAAGGCTGGCGGTGTTATTGTTACTGGTATTTGTGGTTAGCATTGTGGCTGGGTGCCAGTCCAAGACTACAGAGAACCAGCCGGAAACGCCGAAGGCTCCTACCGAGACCAAAGAGCCCATCAAAGTAGGAGTTAATGTGGAGTTGTCAGGCGGGGTAGCTTCTTACGGGACTAACTGTAGAAACGGCGTGGTCCTGGCCTTTGACGAGATTAACAAGGCCGGGGGAGTTGACGGACGGACTATCGACTATGTCATAATGGATTGCAAGTCGGACAGCGCGGAAGCTACCAACGTTGCGGCGAGGCTTGTAGGACAAAAAGTAGTGGCTTTGATCGGACCGCTGGTAACAGGCAGTGTCCTGGGAGCTGAGCCGATTGCTTCGAAAAACAAGATACCGCTTATAGCCCCCGCAGCTACCGCGATGGCGGCTACAGTAGATGAAAAAACCGGAAAGACTAAGGAATTTGTCTTCCGCACATGCTTTATTGATCCCTTCCAGGGCGGATTAATGGGCAATTACGCCTATGATACCTTGAAGGCGAAAAAAGCGGCCATTCTGATGGACACGAGCACCGACTACTCAAAAGGGTTGGCTAAGGCTTTTAAGGAAGCATTTGTGGGCAAAGGCGGTACCATTGTAGCTGAAGAAGGCTATGTGAAGAACGACAAAGACTTCAAAGCCACCCTTACTAAGATCAAGAATAAGGCACCAGATGTAATCTATGTACCGGGCTACTATAACGAGGCCGGTTTGATAATCAAACAAGCTCGTGAATTAGGAATAACTGTGCCTATCCTGGGTGGGGACGGCTGGGATTCTGCCGAACTGGTGAACATTGCCGGGGCTAAGGCGTTAAACAACACCTTCTTTACCAATCATTACTCGTCTGCGGATAAGGACCCCAAAGTGGTGAAGTTTGTCAAGGCGTATGAAGCGGCCTACAAGACTACCCCAGACGCCTTCGCTGCTTTGGGTTACGACAGCGCCTATCTGCTAGTGGATGCTATCAAGCGGGCCGGCAGTACCGACGGGGTCAAAATAAAAGAAGCTTTGGCTGCTACCAAGGATTTCTCGGGCGTGACCGGAACGTTTTCGATGGACGAGCAGCATAATCCTGTAAAATCGGCAGTGCTGATCGAGATGGTTGACGGGAAACAGGTGGTTAAGACAAAGATCCAGCCCTAG